One genomic window of Inquilinus sp. KBS0705 includes the following:
- a CDS encoding S1/P1 nuclease translates to MKASFLKKILLAATIFYLPLQAMAWGTNGHRIAGQIADSYLTPKARKAIQAILGNESIAMASNWADFIKSDPAYNYLSVWHYVDFDKNYTYPEMQAFLKQDTAADAYTKMNFLIGELKKKTLSKPNKLLCLRMLIHIVEDVHQPMHTGHTDDKGGNDIKLNWYNTPTNLHSVWDSQLIDLQQLSYTEYAAAINHTTAAQRAEWQKAPISQWLFESSRIADKIYAEVKNGDTINTYKYNFNHIATVNNQLLKGGVRLAGVLNQLFG, encoded by the coding sequence ATGAAAGCAAGCTTTTTAAAAAAGATATTACTAGCCGCAACTATATTTTACCTGCCCCTACAGGCTATGGCATGGGGTACAAACGGGCACCGCATTGCCGGGCAAATTGCCGATAGTTACCTTACACCCAAGGCCCGCAAGGCCATACAGGCCATTTTAGGTAACGAGTCGATAGCAATGGCAAGCAACTGGGCCGACTTCATAAAATCAGACCCGGCATACAATTACCTATCGGTTTGGCATTATGTAGATTTTGACAAGAACTACACTTACCCCGAAATGCAGGCTTTTTTAAAGCAGGATACAGCGGCGGATGCCTATACCAAAATGAATTTTTTGATAGGCGAACTAAAAAAGAAAACGCTGTCTAAACCCAATAAATTACTTTGCCTGCGCATGCTGATACATATTGTTGAGGATGTGCACCAGCCCATGCACACCGGGCATACCGACGATAAAGGGGGTAACGATATTAAATTAAACTGGTACAACACGCCAACCAACCTGCATTCGGTTTGGGATTCGCAGCTGATAGATCTTCAGCAGTTAAGCTATACCGAGTATGCCGCTGCTATTAACCATACCACAGCTGCCCAACGCGCCGAATGGCAAAAGGCGCCTATTAGCCAATGGCTGTTCGAATCGAGCCGAATAGCGGATAAAATATATGCCGAAGTTAAAAACGGCGATACCATAAATACCTACAAATACAATTTTAACCATATAGCTACCGTTAACAATCAATTGCTAAAAGGCGGTGTAAGGTTAGCCGGGGTGTTGAACCAGTTATTCGGTTAG
- a CDS encoding putative toxin-antitoxin system toxin component, PIN family has translation MKTNRFVFDTNTLISAVLISNSTGRRALNTAVKVGALVFCEDTINELGSVLVRSKFDKYVSLDSRIDFLKGIKERAQMVGIISMFTDCRDANDNVFLNLAFDAKADCIISGDADLLVLNPFKDIPILSASEFLLHYS, from the coding sequence ATGAAGACTAATCGTTTTGTTTTTGATACTAATACGTTAATAAGTGCTGTTTTAATCTCTAATTCAACGGGTAGAAGGGCACTAAATACCGCGGTTAAAGTTGGAGCACTTGTTTTTTGTGAGGATACAATTAATGAGCTGGGGTCTGTTTTAGTGCGGTCAAAGTTTGATAAATACGTCTCATTGGATAGCCGCATAGATTTTCTTAAAGGTATAAAGGAGCGTGCACAGATGGTTGGAATAATAAGTATGTTTACTGACTGCCGTGATGCCAACGACAATGTATTTCTAAACTTAGCGTTTGATGCAAAAGCTGATTGTATCATATCCGGTGATGCCGACTTGTTAGTTTTAAATCCCTTTAAGGATATCCCGATTCTATCTGCTTCGGAATTTTTGTTGCATTATTCATAA
- the fumC gene encoding class II fumarate hydratase encodes MSFRTEHDTMGPVQVPADKYWGAQTERSRNNFKIGPEASMPKEIIDAFAYLKKAAAYTNTDCGVLPVEKRDLIAQVCDEILAGKLESEFPLVIWQTGSGTQSNMNVNEVIANRAHVLQGNQLGEGKTFIHPNDDVNKSQSSNDTYPTAMHIAAYKALIDVTIPGVEKLRNTLKAKSAAFKDVVKIGRTHLMDATPLTLGQEFSGYVSQLDHGLRALHNTLDHLGELALGGTAVGTGINTPKGYDVKVAAYIAKFTNLPFITAENKFEALAAHDAIVESHGALKQIAVSLMKIANDIRMLASGPRSGIGEIHIPDNEPGSSIMPGKVNPTQNEAVTMVAAQVMGNDVAISIGGSNGHYELNVFKPLMAANFLQSARLIGDACVSFNDHCAVGIEPNYEGIKKHLENSLMLVTALNPHIGYENAAKIAKTALKEKLTLREAAVGLGLLTNEQFDQWVRPEDMIGGLK; translated from the coding sequence ATGAGTTTCAGAACTGAACACGATACCATGGGCCCGGTACAGGTGCCTGCCGATAAATACTGGGGCGCCCAAACCGAGCGCTCGCGCAATAACTTTAAAATTGGCCCCGAGGCATCAATGCCAAAAGAGATAATAGACGCGTTTGCCTATTTAAAAAAAGCTGCCGCTTATACTAATACCGATTGCGGCGTACTGCCTGTGGAGAAACGCGACCTTATAGCACAAGTGTGCGATGAGATATTAGCGGGTAAGCTGGAAAGCGAGTTTCCACTGGTGATATGGCAAACCGGATCGGGTACGCAAAGCAACATGAATGTGAACGAGGTGATTGCCAACCGCGCGCATGTATTGCAGGGCAACCAATTGGGCGAGGGTAAAACCTTTATACACCCCAATGATGATGTAAACAAATCGCAATCATCAAACGATACCTACCCAACGGCTATGCACATTGCCGCTTATAAGGCATTAATTGATGTAACCATACCAGGTGTAGAAAAACTGCGCAATACGTTAAAAGCAAAAAGCGCGGCATTTAAGGATGTAGTAAAAATTGGCCGCACCCACTTAATGGATGCTACGCCGCTTACCCTTGGCCAGGAGTTTTCGGGCTATGTATCGCAGTTAGACCACGGCTTAAGGGCATTGCATAACACCCTTGACCACCTGGGCGAACTGGCATTGGGCGGTACCGCTGTTGGTACCGGTATAAATACCCCGAAAGGTTACGATGTTAAGGTAGCGGCCTACATTGCCAAATTCACCAACCTGCCTTTTATTACTGCCGAAAATAAATTTGAAGCACTGGCCGCGCATGACGCCATTGTTGAAAGCCACGGCGCGTTAAAGCAAATAGCTGTATCGCTAATGAAGATAGCTAACGATATACGCATGCTGGCATCTGGCCCGCGCAGCGGTATCGGCGAGATACATATACCCGATAACGAACCCGGATCATCTATTATGCCGGGCAAGGTAAACCCAACCCAAAACGAGGCCGTAACCATGGTTGCCGCGCAGGTAATGGGTAACGATGTGGCCATTAGTATAGGCGGATCAAACGGGCATTACGAATTGAATGTATTTAAGCCTTTAATGGCAGCTAACTTTTTGCAATCGGCGCGTTTAATTGGCGATGCCTGCGTATCGTTTAACGACCATTGCGCCGTTGGCATTGAGCCAAACTACGAGGGCATTAAAAAGCATTTAGAAAATTCGCTGATGCTGGTAACCGCGCTTAACCCGCATATTGGTTACGAAAACGCAGCTAAAATTGCTAAAACAGCGCTAAAAGAAAAACTTACCCTGCGCGAAGCGGCTGTTGGCCTTGGCCTGCTTACCAACGAGCAGTTTGACCAATGGGTACGCCCCGAAGATATGATAGGCGGATTAAAATAA
- a CDS encoding heavy-metal-associated domain-containing protein, whose amino-acid sequence MKTLKIYIILFIATVTVAKAQFTKAELQVSGLTCSLCARTTEKSLKALPFVSEIKPDLIRNVFTITFKSDVPVDFEQITKKVKNSGFSVNYLKTTVNFDNIKLADNTFTYGNDTYKLLNADKALSGPVSLTFVDKGFAPNSVSKKYLGKTPEETANATGRTYHVAI is encoded by the coding sequence ATGAAAACTTTAAAGATATATATCATCCTGTTTATAGCAACTGTTACGGTTGCAAAGGCCCAGTTCACCAAAGCCGAATTACAAGTTAGCGGCCTTACCTGCTCTTTGTGCGCACGCACTACCGAAAAATCGTTAAAGGCCCTACCCTTTGTTAGCGAAATTAAACCCGACCTGATACGTAACGTATTCACTATCACCTTTAAAAGCGATGTGCCGGTTGATTTTGAGCAAATAACCAAAAAGGTAAAAAACTCGGGGTTTTCTGTTAACTACCTAAAAACCACGGTTAATTTTGATAACATTAAGCTTGCCGACAATACCTTTACTTACGGTAACGACACCTACAAGCTACTAAACGCCGATAAAGCATTGAGCGGGCCGGTATCGTTAACCTTTGTAGATAAGGGGTTTGCACCTAATTCGGTATCAAAAAAGTACTTAGGTAAAACTCCTGAGGAAACAGCCAATGCGACCGGCCGCACCTACCACGTAGCTATTTAA
- a CDS encoding beta-lactamase family protein, producing MRSVCTSVASLAIFLFFTTSCKSGAGHNQNGVADNGKPFNTTELLKYDPKTGDKQIDAFMQHLHKVSGFNGNVLVAKKGKIIYENSFGWANHLTRDSLKLGSQFELASVTKTMTGTAIMQLWERGKIKLDQNVKDFFPDFPYDGVTIRLLLTHRSGMMNYVYFVDNIYRSQHLDQRKGLTNAEAMAMIAKYKPARFNKPNASFLYNNSNFMVLGAIIEKVSGQSYADYMKENVFKPAGMTHTAVYSKAVYDKIPVDVVGHDRNSWRYSVAQNYLDGPVGDKGIYSTVGDLYIFDQALRAGKLIKPATQDSAYTPHNPMIRGHFNYGYGWRLFEAPGQKVVYHTGWWHGFRHIYLRDMKNDVTIVLLGNVVNGSLLHLDDLFKMTGMPVIRKGAYNGNGDTSED from the coding sequence ATGAGATCTGTGTGTACAAGTGTTGCATCCCTTGCTATTTTCCTGTTTTTTACAACTTCCTGCAAATCCGGCGCCGGGCATAATCAAAACGGCGTAGCCGATAACGGCAAACCCTTTAACACCACCGAACTTTTAAAGTACGACCCCAAAACCGGCGATAAGCAAATTGACGCCTTTATGCAGCATTTGCATAAGGTTAGCGGCTTTAACGGCAATGTGCTGGTTGCAAAAAAAGGTAAAATCATATACGAAAATTCTTTTGGTTGGGCCAACCACCTTACCCGCGACAGCTTAAAATTAGGCTCGCAGTTTGAACTGGCTTCGGTTACCAAAACCATGACTGGTACAGCCATTATGCAACTTTGGGAACGCGGCAAAATAAAGCTGGACCAAAACGTTAAGGATTTCTTTCCGGATTTCCCTTACGATGGGGTTACCATTCGCCTGCTGCTTACGCACCGCTCGGGCATGATGAACTATGTATACTTTGTTGACAATATATACCGTAGCCAGCACTTAGACCAGCGCAAAGGCCTTACCAACGCCGAAGCCATGGCCATGATAGCCAAGTACAAGCCGGCCCGCTTTAATAAGCCTAACGCCAGCTTTTTATACAACAACTCTAACTTTATGGTGCTGGGTGCCATTATTGAAAAGGTTAGCGGCCAAAGCTATGCCGACTACATGAAAGAGAATGTTTTTAAACCCGCCGGCATGACGCATACGGCTGTATATTCAAAAGCGGTTTACGATAAAATTCCGGTTGATGTGGTAGGTCACGACCGCAACAGCTGGAGATACTCGGTAGCGCAAAATTACCTGGATGGCCCAGTTGGCGATAAAGGCATATACAGCACCGTTGGCGACCTGTACATTTTTGACCAGGCGCTAAGGGCAGGCAAACTGATAAAACCCGCCACTCAAGACTCGGCCTATACGCCGCATAACCCCATGATACGCGGGCACTTTAATTATGGCTACGGCTGGCGCTTGTTTGAAGCCCCCGGCCAAAAGGTGGTTTACCATACCGGCTGGTGGCATGGTTTCAGGCACATTTATTTGCGCGACATGAAAAACGATGTAACTATAGTTTTGTTAGGTAACGTGGTTAACGGCAGCCTGCTGCACCTTGACGACCTGTTTAAAATGACAGGCATGCCGGTGATACGCAAAGGCGCCTACAACGGTAACGGCGATACGAGTGAAGATTAA
- a CDS encoding glycogen synthase — protein sequence MRIFHLSAECYPIAKVGGLADVVGALPKYQNLAGLQAAVVMPYYNRKFVHENVFDIVFQGTTLLGTRRIYFEILKEQTDKLGFELYLIKIPGLLDRENVYSYPDEKEQFIAFQIAFLDWINWSGQTPDIIHCHDHHSGLVPFLMYHSSLYRRLANVPTVFTIHNGQYHGAFGWEKLNYLPEIDFYKTGLLDWNGGINPLASAVKCCWKFTTVSPSYLQELSINSNGLEYLFYVERDKGVGIINGIDTEVWDPATDPMVPEKYTAATINKGKQKDKELLCERFELAADKLLIAFIGRLVSEKGSDLLPAAIERSIKEHGDKVNFIILGTGDPETENALKLLKQLYPANCNVFIGYDEALAHLVYAGADFLLMPSRVEPCGLNQLYAIRYGTIPIVRSTGGLKDTVIDFGDEGGYGIRFANVEVDDICVSITRAVALYKDSKKMQTLRKRMMALDFSWDRSAKEYIDLYKSLKP from the coding sequence ATGAGAATATTTCACCTGAGTGCCGAGTGTTACCCTATTGCAAAAGTTGGCGGCCTGGCCGATGTGGTTGGGGCATTGCCAAAATACCAAAACCTGGCAGGGTTGCAGGCGGCCGTAGTTATGCCTTATTATAACCGCAAGTTTGTACACGAAAACGTATTTGACATTGTTTTTCAGGGCACCACGCTGCTGGGCACACGCCGTATATATTTTGAGATATTAAAAGAACAAACCGATAAACTTGGCTTTGAGCTTTACCTAATAAAAATACCAGGGCTGCTCGACCGCGAGAACGTATACAGCTACCCTGATGAGAAAGAACAATTCATCGCTTTTCAGATAGCGTTTTTAGACTGGATAAATTGGAGCGGCCAAACGCCTGATATTATCCATTGCCACGATCATCACTCGGGCCTGGTACCATTTTTAATGTACCACTCGTCGTTATACCGCAGGCTGGCCAATGTACCAACGGTATTTACCATACACAACGGCCAGTACCATGGTGCCTTTGGTTGGGAAAAGCTGAATTATTTACCCGAGATAGACTTTTATAAAACAGGGTTACTTGACTGGAACGGTGGTATTAACCCGCTGGCATCGGCAGTAAAATGCTGCTGGAAATTTACTACAGTATCGCCAAGTTATTTGCAGGAATTATCTATAAATTCAAACGGGCTGGAATACTTGTTTTATGTAGAGCGCGATAAAGGTGTAGGGATTATAAACGGTATAGATACCGAAGTTTGGGACCCGGCTACCGACCCGATGGTGCCCGAAAAGTATACTGCCGCTACCATTAACAAAGGCAAGCAAAAAGATAAAGAATTGTTATGCGAACGGTTTGAGCTGGCTGCCGATAAGCTATTGATAGCCTTTATTGGCAGGCTGGTAAGCGAAAAGGGATCTGACCTGCTGCCCGCGGCTATCGAGCGCAGTATTAAAGAGCATGGCGATAAGGTTAACTTTATTATATTAGGCACAGGCGACCCTGAAACCGAAAATGCGCTTAAATTACTTAAACAACTTTACCCTGCCAATTGTAATGTATTTATAGGCTACGATGAAGCATTAGCGCATTTAGTATATGCCGGGGCCGATTTTTTACTGATGCCATCAAGGGTTGAGCCCTGCGGTTTAAACCAATTATATGCCATACGCTACGGCACCATACCAATTGTGCGTAGCACCGGCGGATTAAAAGATACCGTTATTGATTTTGGAGACGAGGGGGGCTACGGCATTCGCTTTGCAAATGTTGAGGTTGATGATATTTGCGTATCAATAACCCGTGCGGTAGCGCTGTATAAGGATAGTAAAAAGATGCAAACGCTGCGCAAGCGTATGATGGCCCTCGACTTTTCGTGGGACCGGTCGGCAAAAGAATATATAGATCTGTATAAAAGTTTAAAACCCTAA
- a CDS encoding DUF3347 domain-containing protein, with protein MKKIILSLVLFLSVAAVKAQDNAIDNITTSYIGVKNALVGSNGVLAKSRAKELLAALSVPVKGLQPAQQKLMASYADKLKFDSRHISQTTVVEHQREHFENLSKNMYALLLGLKLNSTTLYQQYCPMKKAYWLSETEEVRNPYYGDKMLECGEVKATLKGAK; from the coding sequence ATGAAAAAGATAATCTTAAGCTTAGTACTGTTTTTGTCGGTAGCCGCTGTAAAAGCGCAGGACAACGCTATAGATAATATAACAACCTCTTATATCGGCGTGAAAAATGCCCTGGTGGGTAGTAACGGTGTATTGGCAAAAAGCCGTGCTAAAGAATTGTTAGCGGCATTATCTGTACCGGTTAAGGGCTTGCAGCCTGCACAACAAAAGCTTATGGCAAGTTATGCCGATAAGTTAAAATTTGATAGCCGCCATATTAGCCAAACTACCGTAGTAGAACACCAGCGCGAGCATTTTGAAAACCTGTCTAAAAACATGTATGCCCTGTTATTGGGTTTAAAGCTGAATAGCACTACCCTATACCAGCAATATTGCCCCATGAAAAAGGCCTATTGGCTAAGCGAAACAGAAGAAGTACGCAACCCCTATTACGGCGATAAAATGCTGGAATGCGGCGAAGTAAAAGCTACATTGAAGGGTGCTAAGTAA
- a CDS encoding CinA family protein — protein sequence MAEEKILMCSKLLADKGLTIAFAESATAGWLCSEFAIAPQSGQVLKGGIVCYDASLKESILNVPHTLIEEFTPESQEVTKALARNLQGVISADITLAVTGLTTPGGSETDEKPVGTMFVSALIKGKMVNRRYTFNGGCEDIIHQTVTAVADLLIVEVSMTAK from the coding sequence ATGGCAGAAGAAAAAATACTAATGTGCAGCAAATTGCTGGCCGATAAAGGCCTTACTATCGCCTTTGCCGAAAGCGCTACCGCAGGCTGGCTATGTTCTGAATTTGCTATCGCCCCGCAATCGGGGCAGGTGTTAAAGGGTGGCATTGTGTGTTATGATGCATCCCTTAAAGAATCGATATTAAATGTTCCGCATACGCTGATAGAGGAGTTTACGCCGGAATCTCAGGAGGTTACCAAGGCCCTGGCACGTAACCTGCAAGGCGTTATCAGCGCCGATATTACCCTTGCGGTTACCGGCCTAACCACTCCCGGCGGCAGCGAAACCGATGAAAAACCTGTAGGTACTATGTTTGTATCGGCATTAATTAAAGGTAAGATGGTAAACCGGCGCTATACCTTCAATGGCGGCTGCGAAGATATTATCCATCAAACAGTAACCGCAGTTGCCGATTTGCTGATAGTCGAAGTAAGCATGACTGCTAAATAA
- a CDS encoding metal-dependent hydrolase, with protein sequence MKVTYYGQSTIEIETAGKKLLFDPFITYNELAKHIDVSSLKPDYILVSHGHGDHVADLVQVQKQSGAKVICIAEIAGWLGKQGIDTVHGMNIGGGFNFDFGRVKMVNAVHSSALPDGSNGGNPAGFVIYSEDKAIYFAGDTALTYDMKLLEDEQLAWAFLPIGDNYTMGADDAIKAAAFINCKNIIGIHYDSFPVIKIDKEDVQQKFVNAGLNLKLPAIGESLDL encoded by the coding sequence ATGAAAGTTACTTATTATGGCCAGTCGACTATTGAGATAGAGACTGCAGGAAAAAAACTACTGTTCGACCCGTTTATTACCTATAACGAGCTGGCTAAGCACATTGATGTAAGCAGCCTTAAGCCCGATTACATACTTGTTTCGCATGGCCACGGCGACCACGTTGCCGACCTGGTGCAGGTGCAAAAACAAAGCGGTGCCAAGGTGATTTGCATTGCCGAAATAGCCGGTTGGCTGGGTAAGCAAGGTATTGACACTGTACATGGCATGAACATTGGCGGCGGCTTTAACTTTGATTTTGGCCGTGTAAAAATGGTAAATGCCGTACACTCCAGCGCATTGCCTGATGGCAGCAACGGCGGTAACCCTGCGGGTTTTGTTATCTATTCTGAAGATAAGGCTATTTACTTTGCCGGCGATACCGCCCTAACCTACGATATGAAGTTACTGGAAGATGAGCAGCTGGCATGGGCCTTTTTACCCATCGGCGATAACTACACCATGGGTGCTGATGACGCCATTAAAGCAGCCGCTTTTATCAATTGCAAAAACATCATAGGTATACATTATGATTCGTTCCCGGTGATAAAGATAGATAAGGAGGATGTGCAGCAAAAGTTTGTTAATGCCGGCCTTAACTTAAAATTACCTGCCATTGGCGAAAGTTTAGATCTGTAA
- a CDS encoding low molecular weight phosphotyrosine protein phosphatase, which produces MRILMVCLGNICRSPLAEGIMWHEVKKAGLDWEVDSAGTGHWHVGNPPDRRSIRAAANEGVDISQQVCRLFTVSDFDDFDLILVMDRSNLADILAKARTADDRKKVKMLLGDKIVPDPYYDDNQFAPVFKLIEAGCRAIIKQYTDN; this is translated from the coding sequence ATGCGTATACTAATGGTTTGCCTGGGTAATATTTGCCGTTCGCCGCTTGCGGAGGGTATAATGTGGCACGAGGTGAAAAAGGCGGGACTGGATTGGGAAGTTGATTCGGCAGGTACAGGCCACTGGCATGTGGGCAACCCGCCCGACAGGCGGTCTATCCGTGCGGCTGCAAACGAAGGGGTAGACATTAGCCAACAGGTTTGCCGATTATTTACGGTAAGCGACTTTGACGATTTTGATTTGATACTGGTGATGGACCGCAGCAACCTGGCCGACATACTGGCCAAAGCCCGTACCGCTGATGACCGCAAAAAGGTAAAGATGCTTTTAGGAGACAAAATAGTACCCGACCCATATTATGACGACAACCAGTTTGCCCCGGTATTTAAACTGATTGAAGCAGGGTGTAGGGCAATCATTAAACAATATACAGACAACTAA
- a CDS encoding glucose-1-phosphate adenylyltransferase, translating into MTSKVISIVLGGGQGSRLAPLTLTRSKPAVPIAGKYRLVDIPISNCLHSGIDRIFVLTQFNSASLNKHIKNTYHFSTFSTAFVDILAAEQTPTSGGWFQGTADAVRQSLHHLGVHEFEYVLILSGDQLYQMDFEEMINQHIEKNADISIATIPVHVNDVPGFGILKTDSDNLITSFIEKPKSGFENWVSEVSPEMKEQGRIYLASMGIYIFNRKLLYELLEGNDNTDFGKEIIPQSIEGHKVVSYQYEGYWTDIGTIPSFFDANLGLTDDIPQFNLFDKNHIYTRARMLPPTKISGTHLERSIIADGCIISASMITRSIIGIRTRIGLYTSIENCYVMGSDNYQTLEEIAECKISGAPIMGIGDRCTIKNAIIDKNTYIGDDVKINCGAKLPDGDYPAYTVTDGIVIVKKRAIIPSGTVI; encoded by the coding sequence ATGACATCGAAAGTAATCAGCATTGTACTTGGAGGCGGGCAGGGAAGCCGCCTGGCGCCGCTTACCCTAACACGTTCAAAGCCGGCAGTGCCCATTGCGGGCAAGTATCGCCTGGTTGATATTCCAATATCTAACTGCCTGCACTCGGGTATCGACCGTATTTTTGTGCTAACGCAGTTTAATTCGGCGTCGTTAAACAAACACATCAAAAACACCTATCACTTTAGTACGTTTAGTACTGCCTTTGTTGATATTTTGGCCGCCGAGCAAACACCAACCAGCGGCGGCTGGTTTCAGGGTACGGCCGATGCAGTGCGCCAAAGTTTGCACCACCTGGGTGTGCACGAATTTGAGTATGTGCTTATCCTATCGGGTGACCAGCTGTACCAGATGGATTTCGAAGAAATGATCAATCAGCATATCGAAAAGAATGCCGATATATCTATTGCCACTATACCGGTGCATGTAAATGATGTGCCCGGCTTTGGTATATTAAAAACAGATTCGGATAACCTGATCACCTCGTTTATCGAAAAACCTAAATCGGGTTTCGAGAACTGGGTATCAGAGGTAAGCCCCGAAATGAAGGAGCAGGGCCGTATTTACCTGGCATCAATGGGTATTTACATTTTTAACCGCAAACTGCTTTACGAATTGCTGGAGGGTAACGACAATACCGATTTTGGTAAAGAAATTATCCCGCAATCTATAGAGGGGCACAAGGTAGTGAGTTACCAATACGAAGGTTACTGGACAGATATTGGTACCATCCCATCTTTCTTTGATGCCAACTTAGGGCTTACAGATGATATCCCGCAGTTTAACCTGTTTGATAAAAATCATATTTACACCCGCGCACGTATGCTGCCGCCCACAAAAATATCGGGCACACACCTCGAGCGTTCGATAATTGCAGATGGCTGTATCATCAGCGCAAGCATGATCACCAGATCCATTATTGGTATACGTACCCGCATTGGCTTATATACCAGTATAGAAAACTGCTATGTAATGGGTAGCGATAATTACCAAACGCTCGAAGAAATTGCCGAGTGTAAAATTAGCGGCGCACCTATTATGGGTATCGGCGACAGGTGTACCATTAAAAACGCCATTATAGATAAGAATACCTATATAGGCGATGATGTTAAAATAAACTGTGGCGCAAAACTACCCGACGGCGATTACCCGGCCTACACCGTAACCGACGGCATTGTGATTGTTAAAAAACGCGCTATTATACCAAGCGGCACGGTTATATAA
- a CDS encoding fumarate hydratase encodes MQKHFAFYLFAFGLLLLASSCSFNPDMQGPGQPALQGEWQQDSVPMQKQLVNYSLYKFRFSCDSFFVSMQTFSKVNPGADTCMKSGRWTEYAKGDYQQRNDTLHLKGLFTNANWRLKDPGGCFRSGVYEESFKLSKKTDSLIQFSPTSSVIPINARLIKRSTCTPKPL; translated from the coding sequence ATGCAAAAACATTTCGCCTTTTACCTTTTCGCTTTCGGCCTTCTGCTTTTAGCTTCTTCGTGCAGCTTTAACCCCGATATGCAGGGGCCGGGCCAACCTGCTTTACAAGGCGAATGGCAGCAGGATAGTGTACCTATGCAAAAGCAATTGGTTAACTACTCCCTGTACAAATTCAGGTTTAGCTGCGATTCGTTTTTTGTGAGTATGCAAACCTTTAGCAAAGTAAACCCTGGTGCCGATACCTGCATGAAAAGCGGCCGGTGGACAGAATATGCTAAAGGCGATTATCAGCAAAGAAATGACACGCTGCATTTAAAGGGACTTTTTACAAATGCCAACTGGAGATTAAAGGATCCGGGCGGTTGTTTCAGATCGGGCGTGTATGAGGAATCTTTCAAGCTAAGCAAAAAAACAGATTCGTTAATTCAATTTTCGCCAACATCAAGCGTTATACCTATTAACGCGCGTTTAATAAAGCGGAGTACCTGCACTCCAAAACCGCTATAA
- a CDS encoding YbaB/EbfC family nucleoid-associated protein, translating into MFDKIMEAQAKAGEVKKRLDAITVTGTAEGGKISVQANGNKVIQSVTIDEAFLKEADKEGLEELLVIAINKAMEQADNVSQSEMAAITSAMFGGMGGLFGK; encoded by the coding sequence ATGTTCGATAAAATAATGGAAGCCCAGGCTAAGGCGGGCGAAGTAAAGAAAAGGCTGGATGCCATTACTGTAACAGGCACTGCCGAAGGTGGCAAAATAAGCGTACAAGCCAACGGCAACAAAGTAATACAATCGGTTACTATTGATGAGGCTTTTTTAAAGGAAGCCGATAAAGAAGGGCTGGAAGAACTGCTGGTTATTGCCATAAACAAAGCTATGGAACAGGCCGATAACGTAAGCCAAAGCGAGATGGCTGCCATTACCAGTGCTATGTTTGGCGGAATGGGCGGGTTGTTTGGTAAGTAA